Proteins from one Mastacembelus armatus chromosome 16, fMasArm1.2, whole genome shotgun sequence genomic window:
- the nop2 gene encoding 28S rRNA (cytosine(4447)-C(5))-methyltransferase, translated as MGRKLDPTNKVKRGPGKKAKKQQGAETELTKFITDENTGPKRLSSRARKRAAKRVQNVQKRKEFPEEQPRKGFTDDNSKWLKPAKRKRKTDEPESEDDTDDLLEEEDSEEEEQQQKKGGLAQGKKSTKLGVKEMEEEEDDDDDDEEMVDDYGTLDSSGDEAAAAEEEESDREELLPIERAAKKEKKLKETLALESDDDEEDEEDDSEEEGDEEEKSDADLDEEDTVQTNIDEMDKFRLPGAEETSKEGVLPLDLKTIHQRIKDNVDVLCNFSTKREEGKERTEYLSLLKKDLCTYYSYNNFLIEKLIDLFPLSELVDFLEANEIQRPVTIRTNTLKTRRRDLAQALINRGVNLDPLGKWSKVGLVIYDSSVPIGATPEYLAGQYMLQGASSFLPVMALSPQEGELVLDMSSAPGGKTTYIAQLMRNTGMIVANDANAERLKSVVGNIHRLGVTNTVICNYDGRQFPKVMGGFDRVLLDAPCSGTGVIAKDPAVKTSKDEADILRSAHLQKELILSAIDSVNAESPSGGYLVYCTCSIMVEENEWVVDYALKKRNVKLVPTGLDFGKEGFTRFKERRFHPSLRLSRRFYPHSHNMDGFFIAKLKKFSNVIPTAPAGKEEENAEASEATVVADSSQEKPSEGDKTKKTIPSKVSGSKEHAQPNGTAARKTANIKSKGKKDLSTGPKKAKVAKMDGEAVKEAEVKKPTAKIAEGTKASKADRKEGSRFETKQGKKTTNPMKTKNRMGKNKFNKLKYMLQKQDRK; from the exons ATGGGTCGGAAGTTGGATCCCACCAACAAGGTGAAGAGAGGGCCTGGGAAAAAAGCCAAGAAGCAGCAGGGAGCAGAAACAGAGTTGACTAAGTTTATAACAGATG aGAATACTGGACCAAAACGTCTGTCAAGTAGAGCCAGGAAAAG AGCTGCAAAGAGAGTCCAGAATGTGCAAAAGCGTAAAGAGTTTCCTGAGGAACAGCCCAGGAAAG GATTCACTGATGATAACAGTAAATGGCTGAAACCAGCTAAGAGGAAACGCAAAACTGATGAGCCTGAAAGTGAGGATGACACTGACGATCTCTTGGAGGAAGAGGAttctgaagaggaggagcagcaacAAAAGAAGGGAGGATTAGCTCAAGGAAAGAAAAGTACAAAATTAGGGGTGAAAgaaatggaggaagaggaagacgaCGATGATGACGATGAAGAAATGGTTGATGACTATGGCACACTTGATAGCAGTGGAGacgaagcagcagcagcagaagaagaagaaagtgacaGAGAAGAA CTCCTTCCAATTGAGCGTGCagccaagaaagagaaaaagctgaaaGAAACACTGGCTTTAGAGAGTGACGATGATGAAGAGGACGAGGAAGatgacagtgaggaggagggtGACGAGGAAGAGAAATCAGACGCGGACCTGGATGAGGAAGACACAGTACAAACCAACATAGATGAAATGGATAAATTCAGGCTACCTGGGGCAGAGGAGACTTCAAAGGAAG GTGTCCTGCCTCTAGACCTGAAGACAATCCATCAAAGAATAAAGGACAACGTTGATGTCCTGTGTAATTTTTCAACAAAAAGGGAGGAggggaaagaaagaacagagtACTTGTCTCTTCTGAAGAAGGACCTCTGCACTTACTACAGCTACAATAATTTCCTCATTGAGAAATTAATAGACCTCTTTCCCTTGTCAGAG CTGGTTGATTTTCTTGAAGCCAATGAAATTCAGCGACCTGTCACTATTCGGACCAACACACTAAAAACAAGGAGACGGGACCTTGCACAG GCCTTGATCAACAGAGGAGTTAACCTTGATCCACTGGGGAAATGGTCTAAAGTGGGTTTGGTGATCTATGACTCCTCAGTACCTATAG GTGCGACACCAGAGTACCTGGCTGGTCAGTATATGCTGCAAGGAGCCTCCAGTTTTCTGCCAGTCATGGCACTTTCTCCACAGGAGGGAGAGTTAGTGTTGGACATGAGCTCAGCTCCAGGAGGCAAAACCACCTATATTG CTCAGCTGATGAGAAACACGGGTATGATTGTGGCTAATGACGCCAATGCTGAAAGATTGAAGAGTGTGGTGGGAAACATTCACCGTCTGGGGGTCACCAACACTGTTATCTGTAACTATGATGGGAGACAGTTCCCAAAG GTAATGGGAGGATTTGATAGAGTGCTGCTTGATGCGCCATGCTCAGGCACAGGAGTCATTGCTAAAGATCCAGCTGTAAAGACCAGCAAG GATGAGGCAGACATCCTACGATCTGCTCACCTTCAGAAAGAGCTGATTCTGTCTGCCATTGACTCTGTCAATGCTGAGTCTCCCTCAGGAGGTTATCTGGTCTACTGCACATGCTCCATTATG GTGGAGGAGAATGAATGGGTGGTGGACTACGcgttaaagaaaagaaatgtcaaaTTAGTTCCCACAGGACTTGACTTTGGCAAGGAAGGCTTCACCAG GTTCAAGGAACGCAGATTCCATCCTTCTCTGCGACTCTCTAGGCGATTTTATCCTCATTCCCACAATATGGATGGGTTTTTTATAGCCAAACTGAAGAAGTTCTCGAACGTAATTCCCACTGCACCTGCAGGGAAAG AAGAGGAGAACGCAGAGGCTTCTGAGGCAACAGTAGTTGCAGACTCTTCTCAGGAGAAACCATCTGAAGGTGACAAGACAAAGAAGACTATCCCCAGTAAGGTGAGCGGCTCAAAGGAACATGCCCAGCCCAATGGAACAGCTGCCAGGAAAACAGCTAACATCAAATCAAAAGGCAAAAAAGACTTGTCCACTGGACCAAAAAAGGCAAAGGTTGCCAAGATGGATGGAGAAGCTGTGAAAGAGGCAGAGGTCAAGAAGCCCACAGCGAAGATAGCTGAAGGGACTAAAGCGTCAAAGGCTGACAGAAAGGAAGGGAGCAGATTTGAGACAAAGCAAGGCAAAAAGACAACAAACCCCATGAAGACAAAGAATAGAAtgggaaaaaataaattcaataagTTGAAGTACATGTTgcaaaaacaagacagaaagtga
- the ing4 gene encoding inhibitor of growth protein 4 isoform X2: protein MAAGMYLEHYLDSIENLPFELQRNFNLMRDLDQRTEDLKGQIDSLAKEYTANARTLSSEQKLSILRQIQQSYSKCKEFGDDKVQLAMQTYEMVDKHIRRLDTDLARFEADLKEKQIESTDYDSTSSDSRQKEKKTAKTRSKVKSSDEDGSPKSAQKKVKLLQPGEFNSPSANFGNVHPSDVLDMPVDPNEPTYCLCHQVSYGEMIGCDNTDCSIEWFHFACVGLTTKPRGKWYCPRCSQDRKRK, encoded by the exons ATGGCGGCGGGGATGTATTTGGAGCATTATTTGGACA GCATAGAAAACTTGCCCTTCGAGTTGCAGAGAAACTTCAATTTGATGAGGGATCTAGATCAACGCACAGAGG ATCTAAAAGGACAGATAGACTCTCTGGCTAAAGAGTATACAGCCAATGCCCGGACTCTTTCCTCTGAGCAAAAGCTGTCCATACTGAGGCAAATTCAGCAGTCCTACAGTAAATGTAAGGAGTTTGGAGATGATAAGGTGCAACTGGCCATGCAGACCTATGAGATG GTCGACAAACACATCAGACGCCTTGACACAGACTTGGCTCGTTTTGAGGCTGACCTAAAGGAAAAGCAGATCGAAAGCACAGACTATGATTCCACCTCCA GTGActccagacagaaagagaagaagacgGCTAAGACAAGGTCTAAAGTAAAGAGTTCAGATGAAGATGGCAGCCCTAAAAGCGCacagaaaaaagtcaaactCCTTCAACC AGGAGAATTCAACAGCCCTTCCGCCAACTTTGGGAACGTGCACCCATCTGATGTGCTAGACATGCCAGTGGACCCCAATGAACCAACCTACTGCCTGTGTCATCAGGTCTCTTATGGCGAGATGATTGGTTGTGACAACACTGAT tgCTCCATTGAATGGTTCCATTTTGCATGCGTGGGCCTTACAACCAAACCAAGGGGAAAATG GTATTGTCCACGATGCTCtcaagacaggaagagaaagtaa
- the ing4 gene encoding inhibitor of growth protein 4 isoform X1 encodes MAAGMYLEHYLDSIENLPFELQRNFNLMRDLDQRTEDLKGQIDSLAKEYTANARTLSSEQKLSILRQIQQSYSKCKEFGDDKVQLAMQTYEMVDKHIRRLDTDLARFEADLKEKQIESTDYDSTSSKGKKGDSRQKEKKTAKTRSKVKSSDEDGSPKSAQKKVKLLQPGEFNSPSANFGNVHPSDVLDMPVDPNEPTYCLCHQVSYGEMIGCDNTDCSIEWFHFACVGLTTKPRGKWYCPRCSQDRKRK; translated from the exons ATGGCGGCGGGGATGTATTTGGAGCATTATTTGGACA GCATAGAAAACTTGCCCTTCGAGTTGCAGAGAAACTTCAATTTGATGAGGGATCTAGATCAACGCACAGAGG ATCTAAAAGGACAGATAGACTCTCTGGCTAAAGAGTATACAGCCAATGCCCGGACTCTTTCCTCTGAGCAAAAGCTGTCCATACTGAGGCAAATTCAGCAGTCCTACAGTAAATGTAAGGAGTTTGGAGATGATAAGGTGCAACTGGCCATGCAGACCTATGAGATG GTCGACAAACACATCAGACGCCTTGACACAGACTTGGCTCGTTTTGAGGCTGACCTAAAGGAAAAGCAGATCGAAAGCACAGACTATGATTCCACCTCCAGTAAGGGGaaaaagg GTGActccagacagaaagagaagaagacgGCTAAGACAAGGTCTAAAGTAAAGAGTTCAGATGAAGATGGCAGCCCTAAAAGCGCacagaaaaaagtcaaactCCTTCAACC AGGAGAATTCAACAGCCCTTCCGCCAACTTTGGGAACGTGCACCCATCTGATGTGCTAGACATGCCAGTGGACCCCAATGAACCAACCTACTGCCTGTGTCATCAGGTCTCTTATGGCGAGATGATTGGTTGTGACAACACTGAT tgCTCCATTGAATGGTTCCATTTTGCATGCGTGGGCCTTACAACCAAACCAAGGGGAAAATG GTATTGTCCACGATGCTCtcaagacaggaagagaaagtaa